A DNA window from Pirellulales bacterium contains the following coding sequences:
- a CDS encoding STAS domain-containing protein, which yields MSLVTASKDGILTVAIADERLVDPEHLARMFKDLEGVLGKSDEDRVILDFSNVKFMASSALGKLVQLNKKCAEYRAKLKLSGISKEIYEVFKITKLHKVFDIAADEATARKAFQKTGLFR from the coding sequence ATGTCCCTCGTCACCGCTTCCAAAGACGGCATCCTGACGGTCGCCATCGCCGACGAACGGCTCGTCGACCCCGAGCACCTCGCGCGGATGTTCAAGGACCTCGAAGGAGTGCTGGGCAAGAGCGACGAGGATCGGGTGATCCTCGACTTCTCGAACGTCAAGTTCATGGCCTCTTCGGCCCTGGGAAAGCTGGTGCAGCTCAACAAGAAGTGCGCCGAATACCGGGCGAAACTGAAGCTGAGCGGCATCTCGAAGGAGATTTACGAAGTCTTCAAAATCACCAAGCTCCACAAGGTGTTCGACATCGCCGCGGACGAAGCGACGGCCCGCAAGGCGTTTCAGAAGACCGGGCTGTTCCGGTGA
- a CDS encoding DUF1080 domain-containing protein codes for MNVQRAALAALMVATSAGATGAESGFRLHEFQRVRMSPEFVAEGAAVGDIDGDGRLDLVAGPYWYRGPEFLERREIYPPQAFDVDGYSDNFVAHVADFNGDGRQDVLVVGFPGAEAAWFENPGEGGGPWRRHLVLKGVDNESPLAVDLTGDGMPELVCMSRGRLGYALVDPANPTAPWTFRAVSPDRGYGPFTHGLGAGDVDGDGRLDLLEKTGWWRQPADREQGEEWTHHPVEFAGPGGAQMYAYDLDGDGDNDVITSLDAHAYGLVWHEQIVEDGVRKFLPRRIMGETPEENRYGVAFSQLHALELVDVDGDGVRDIVTGKRFWAHKEHDPGSLDPAVLYWFQTVRSPDGVEFVPRLIDGNSGVGTQFAVADVDGDGLPDVFTSNKKGTFLHRHQVRDVTAEQYAEAQPKPIGSAHPTIVAEPPQDAGPAGALEFVPLSPDGRRLNLDFEAGDLSDWTATGDAFKGQPIWGDTVHARRGDSVSGHLGDRWIGSYEVAGDAPQGTLSSSAFVISHPHISFYVGGGAAPETRVELVRQETGAVLLSASGQDSEQLRPVSFDVSDHLGKIAFVRIVDESSGPWGHVNFDHFRFHEAKPQISALESRILQTDDYPFAGLEAEEAAAAMKLPAGFTATAFAAEPDVKQPIAMALDDRGRVWVAEAYEYPRRAPEGKGRDRILVFADTDGDGRFDERTVFAEGLNLVSGLEVGFGGVWVGAAPYLLFIPDRDGDDVPDGEPQVLLDGWGYHDTHETLNAFIWGPDGWLYGCHGVFTHSLVGKPGAPASDRTPLNAAIWRYHPVRQAFEVFAHGTSNPWGVDFTDRGQAVCTACVIPHLFHVIQGARYQRQAGAHFNPFTFDDVKTIADHRHYLGDTPHSGNEKSDSAGGGHAHAGAMIYLGGAWPERYRGQVFMNNIHGQRLNMDVLEPHGSGLVGRHGPDFLLTQDRASQMLNMRYGPDGQMFVIDWYDMQACHHGDASLHDRSNGRIYKIFYGKPQSVAVDLAAASDDDLAEHALNPNDWYVRHARRVLQERASERALATTALARLRRIVCEHADETRRLRALWALHATNNLDSLLVSQLLQDASPHVRAWTIQAALDRPDAKHAELLPAWISLATSDPSPVVRLALASAVGRLPLNERWETLDALLAHGEDAGDHNLPLLYWYAAEPLAEVNPERALQLAMKHARAMPRVRDFMIQRIGAIDSDATRGVLIAALGNASDRAGQTAILAGLRAALKGRRNVAEPPGWKTTYAKLAAADDEVRTQATALGVAFGDRQAMRALRVVAGSPSADLAARRSAVETLLDAADPELVGTLYDLLADAELRSVALTGLARYDADDTPARLLAVYGSLPLHERRQALATLASRPAYGSALLDAMAAGRISRADLSADLARQLLNLQNDAVAEKLAETWGSLRTTPDEKLQQIQRYRDLVTSAPPDAADPILGRAVFTRTCQACHVLYGVGAAIGPDLTGSNRSNLDYLLDNIVDPGALISKEYQTTVVLTDGGRVLSGVVSAEDDHSLTLKSATETITIPKDEIDDRSLSELSLMPENQLQQFTDEEIVSLIAYLRGRSQAPLLASADGAPPLFNGQDLSGWHGDEAVWSVEDGEIVGRAASGLARNSFLVSDLAADDFELTMEVKLVDDAGNSGVQFRSRETGDGDVAGYQADVGPGWWGKLYEEHGRELLWDKPGEAHVRRGEWNKYVVRAEGARIRTWINDQPCVDLDDPAGRRRGVFALQVHSGGPTEVRFRRLALTPLGPGGSRAGSE; via the coding sequence ATGAACGTTCAACGTGCGGCTCTCGCGGCACTGATGGTCGCGACGAGCGCGGGAGCGACGGGCGCGGAGTCCGGCTTTCGGCTCCATGAGTTTCAGCGCGTCCGTATGTCCCCCGAGTTTGTCGCCGAAGGGGCGGCGGTCGGCGACATCGACGGCGACGGTCGCCTCGATCTCGTCGCGGGGCCGTACTGGTATCGCGGCCCCGAATTTCTCGAGCGGCGCGAAATCTATCCGCCGCAGGCGTTCGACGTCGACGGTTATTCCGACAACTTCGTCGCCCACGTCGCCGACTTCAACGGCGACGGCCGGCAAGACGTGCTCGTCGTCGGCTTTCCTGGCGCCGAGGCGGCATGGTTCGAGAACCCTGGCGAAGGGGGCGGGCCCTGGCGCCGCCATCTCGTCCTAAAGGGCGTCGACAACGAATCGCCGCTGGCGGTCGACCTCACGGGCGACGGCATGCCGGAATTGGTTTGCATGTCGCGCGGGCGGCTTGGCTACGCACTCGTCGACCCGGCGAACCCGACGGCCCCGTGGACGTTTCGGGCCGTCTCGCCCGACCGCGGCTACGGGCCCTTCACGCACGGCTTGGGGGCGGGAGACGTCGATGGCGACGGCCGCCTCGATTTGCTCGAAAAGACCGGCTGGTGGCGGCAACCGGCCGACAGGGAACAAGGGGAGGAGTGGACCCACCACCCGGTCGAGTTCGCCGGCCCCGGCGGCGCCCAGATGTACGCCTACGATCTCGACGGCGACGGCGACAACGACGTGATCACAAGTCTCGACGCGCATGCGTACGGCCTCGTGTGGCACGAACAGATCGTGGAGGACGGCGTCCGGAAGTTCCTCCCCCGTCGCATCATGGGCGAGACTCCGGAGGAAAACCGCTACGGCGTCGCGTTCTCGCAACTCCACGCGCTGGAACTCGTCGACGTCGACGGCGACGGAGTCCGCGACATTGTGACCGGCAAGCGGTTTTGGGCGCACAAGGAGCATGATCCTGGTTCGCTCGACCCGGCCGTGCTGTATTGGTTCCAAACGGTTCGCAGCCCGGATGGCGTCGAATTCGTCCCGCGGCTCATCGACGGCAACTCCGGGGTCGGGACGCAGTTCGCGGTCGCCGACGTCGACGGCGACGGGCTCCCCGACGTCTTCACGAGCAACAAGAAGGGAACGTTCCTTCATCGCCATCAGGTTCGCGACGTCACGGCTGAGCAGTACGCCGAAGCGCAGCCGAAGCCGATCGGTTCCGCTCATCCGACAATCGTCGCCGAACCCCCTCAGGACGCCGGTCCGGCCGGCGCCTTGGAGTTCGTCCCGTTGTCGCCCGACGGGAGGCGATTGAACCTTGATTTCGAAGCGGGCGACCTCTCCGACTGGACCGCAACGGGCGATGCCTTCAAGGGCCAGCCGATCTGGGGCGACACCGTTCATGCCCGCCGCGGCGACAGCGTCAGCGGACATCTCGGCGATCGGTGGATCGGCAGCTACGAAGTCGCCGGCGATGCGCCGCAAGGAACGCTGTCGTCGTCGGCGTTCGTGATCTCGCATCCGCATATTAGCTTCTACGTCGGCGGAGGGGCCGCGCCGGAAACGCGGGTCGAGTTGGTTCGCCAGGAGACCGGCGCCGTGCTGCTGTCAGCTAGCGGCCAGGACTCCGAACAATTGCGTCCCGTCTCGTTCGACGTCTCCGACCATCTGGGCAAGATCGCGTTTGTGCGGATCGTCGACGAGAGCAGCGGACCGTGGGGACACGTCAACTTCGACCACTTCCGCTTCCACGAGGCCAAGCCGCAGATCTCGGCGCTTGAATCGCGGATCCTCCAGACGGACGACTATCCGTTCGCCGGACTGGAGGCCGAGGAAGCCGCTGCCGCAATGAAGTTGCCCGCGGGGTTCACGGCGACGGCGTTCGCCGCCGAACCTGACGTGAAGCAGCCGATCGCGATGGCGCTCGACGATCGCGGTCGCGTGTGGGTGGCCGAGGCGTACGAGTACCCCCGGCGCGCCCCTGAAGGAAAGGGGCGCGATCGGATTCTCGTGTTCGCCGACACCGACGGGGACGGCCGATTCGACGAGCGCACGGTGTTCGCCGAGGGGCTCAATCTCGTCAGCGGGCTCGAGGTCGGATTCGGGGGCGTGTGGGTCGGCGCGGCGCCGTATCTTCTGTTCATCCCCGATCGCGACGGCGACGACGTCCCCGACGGCGAGCCGCAGGTGCTGCTGGACGGCTGGGGCTATCACGACACGCACGAAACGCTCAACGCGTTCATCTGGGGTCCGGACGGGTGGCTTTACGGGTGTCACGGGGTCTTCACGCATTCGCTGGTCGGCAAGCCCGGCGCTCCGGCCAGCGACCGCACCCCGCTGAACGCCGCAATCTGGCGCTATCACCCGGTGCGGCAGGCGTTCGAGGTCTTCGCCCACGGCACCAGCAACCCATGGGGCGTCGACTTCACCGATCGCGGACAGGCCGTATGCACGGCGTGTGTCATTCCCCACTTGTTCCACGTCATTCAGGGCGCTCGTTACCAACGTCAGGCGGGGGCCCACTTCAACCCCTTCACGTTCGACGACGTCAAGACGATCGCCGATCACCGCCATTACCTGGGAGACACGCCCCACAGCGGCAACGAGAAATCCGATTCCGCCGGCGGCGGACACGCCCACGCCGGCGCCATGATTTATCTCGGCGGCGCGTGGCCCGAACGCTATCGCGGCCAAGTGTTCATGAACAACATTCACGGCCAGCGGCTCAACATGGACGTGCTCGAGCCGCACGGGTCTGGGCTCGTGGGACGGCACGGCCCCGACTTCCTGCTGACCCAGGATCGCGCGTCGCAGATGCTCAACATGCGATACGGGCCCGACGGGCAGATGTTCGTCATCGATTGGTACGATATGCAGGCGTGCCATCACGGCGACGCGTCGCTGCATGACCGCAGCAACGGGCGCATCTACAAGATCTTCTACGGCAAGCCTCAGTCCGTCGCGGTCGATTTGGCGGCGGCGAGCGACGATGATCTCGCCGAGCACGCGCTCAACCCCAACGACTGGTACGTGCGTCACGCGCGCCGGGTGCTGCAGGAACGCGCGTCGGAGCGAGCCCTCGCCACGACCGCCCTCGCGCGACTGCGAAGAATCGTCTGCGAGCACGCCGACGAAACGCGCCGCTTGCGGGCCCTGTGGGCGTTGCATGCGACGAATAACCTCGATTCGCTACTCGTCTCGCAGTTGCTGCAGGACGCCAGCCCGCATGTTCGCGCTTGGACGATTCAAGCGGCTTTGGATCGGCCGGATGCCAAGCACGCGGAACTGCTGCCCGCGTGGATCTCGCTGGCAACGAGCGATCCTTCGCCGGTCGTTCGCTTGGCCCTCGCTTCGGCCGTCGGACGTCTCCCGCTGAACGAGCGGTGGGAGACGCTCGACGCGCTGCTGGCTCATGGCGAGGATGCCGGGGATCACAACCTGCCGCTTTTGTACTGGTACGCCGCAGAGCCGTTGGCCGAAGTCAATCCCGAGCGGGCCTTGCAGTTGGCCATGAAACACGCGCGCGCCATGCCGCGCGTGCGGGACTTCATGATCCAGCGAATCGGCGCGATCGACTCGGACGCGACCCGCGGCGTGCTGATCGCCGCTCTCGGGAACGCCTCCGACCGCGCCGGCCAGACGGCGATTCTGGCCGGCTTGCGGGCGGCGCTCAAAGGGCGTCGCAATGTGGCCGAACCCCCAGGCTGGAAGACGACCTACGCGAAGCTCGCCGCTGCGGACGACGAGGTGCGGACCCAAGCGACCGCGCTGGGGGTCGCGTTCGGCGATCGCCAGGCGATGCGCGCGCTGCGTGTCGTGGCCGGTTCGCCGTCAGCCGATCTGGCCGCGCGGCGGTCCGCCGTCGAGACGCTGCTCGACGCGGCGGATCCGGAACTGGTAGGCACGCTGTACGACCTGCTCGCCGACGCGGAACTTCGATCGGTTGCGCTCACAGGCTTGGCTCGCTACGACGCGGACGATACCCCGGCTAGACTGCTGGCGGTCTACGGGTCGCTCCCCCTTCACGAGCGACGCCAAGCGCTGGCGACGCTCGCCTCGCGCCCTGCGTACGGGTCGGCCCTGCTCGACGCGATGGCCGCGGGCCGCATCTCGCGAGCCGATCTCTCGGCCGACTTGGCTCGACAACTGCTGAATTTGCAGAACGACGCCGTCGCGGAGAAGCTCGCCGAGACCTGGGGGAGCCTTCGCACGACCCCGGACGAGAAGTTGCAGCAGATTCAACGGTATCGCGACCTCGTCACTTCCGCGCCCCCGGACGCGGCCGACCCGATCCTCGGCCGGGCCGTGTTCACTCGCACGTGTCAGGCGTGTCATGTGCTGTACGGGGTCGGCGCGGCGATCGGTCCCGATTTGACGGGATCGAATCGCTCGAATCTCGACTATCTTCTGGACAACATCGTCGACCCCGGCGCGCTGATCAGCAAGGAGTACCAAACGACGGTCGTGCTGACCGACGGCGGCCGGGTGCTGAGCGGCGTCGTCTCCGCCGAGGACGATCACTCGCTGACGCTCAAATCCGCGACCGAGACGATCACGATCCCCAAAGACGAAATCGACGACCGTTCGCTGAGCGAACTCTCGCTCATGCCCGAGAATCAGCTGCAGCAGTTCACCGACGAGGAGATCGTCTCGCTGATCGCTTACCTGCGGGGACGATCGCAAGCGCCGCTCTTGGCGTCGGCCGACGGGGCGCCGCCCCTGTTCAACGGCCAGGACTTGTCGGGCTGGCATGGGGACGAGGCGGTGTGGTCCGTGGAAGACGGCGAGATCGTCGGCCGCGCCGCCTCGGGATTGGCCCGCAATTCGTTCTTGGTCAGCGATCTGGCCGCAGACGATTTCGAGTTGACCATGGAGGTGAAGCTCGTCGACGACGCCGGCAACAGCGGCGTGCAGTTTCGCAGCCGCGAGACGGGCGACGGAGACGTGGCCGGGTATCAAGCCGACGTCGGTCCGGGCTGGTGGGGCAAGCTGTACGAAGAGCACGGCCGGGAACTGCTCTGGGACAAGCCCGGCGAAGCTCATGTCCGTCGCGGCGAGTGGAACAAGTACGTCGTCCGTGCCGAAGGGGCCCGAATTCGCACCTGGATCAACGACCAGCCGTGCGTCGATCTCGACGACCCCGCGGGGCGACGTCGCGGGGTGTTCGCACTGCAGGTCCACTCCGGCGGCCCGACTGAGGTGCGTTTTCGCCGCCTGGCGCTGACGCCACTTGGCCCGGGAGGATCCCGCGCAGGGAGCGAATAG